A window of Mycolicibacterium holsaticum DSM 44478 = JCM 12374 genomic DNA:
CACGGATCCCATCCGATCTCACGACGCCCGCGCTCGACCTCGACCTTCTGCTAGGGGGGTTGAAACCCGTTGTCCAAGGTCTCAATCCGCAGGATGTGAACGCCTTGACGGGCTCCCTGCTCCGCATTCTGCAGGGCCAGGAAGGCACGGTGGAATCGATCTTCGCGCATACGTCGTCGTTCACCAATGCCTTGGCCGATAACGGTCAGGTGGTCGAGCAGTTGATCGTGAACCTGCGGTCACTTCTGACCGTCCTGACGAAGGAAGGCGACAAATTCTCCGCCACGATCGCTCGCCTGGACGAACTGGTCGGCGAGCTGTCCGCCGAGCGTGACCTCATCGGTTCGGCGATCGACTCGATCGCGGACGGAACGGCATCGTTAACCGATCTACTGAGCGATGCGCGTACGCCGTTGAACGGTACGGTCGACCAACTCGCCCGACTGGCACCGCTGCTCGACAAGGACTTGCCGTTCCTGGAAGCAGCGCTGAAAAAGGCGCCAGGAAACTACCGCAAGTTGGTTCGTATCGCGTCTTACGGCAGCTTCATCCAGTTCTACATGTGCGGCATGACGGTTCGGGTCAGTGATCTTCAGGGGCGCACCGCGGTATTTCCGTGGTTCAAGCAACAGACGGGGAGGTGTGCGGAGGAATAATGCTCAAATACCGCGGATCACACTTGCCCAGGGCGGGCGTCATCGGAGTCGTTGTCATCATCTTGACGATCGCGGTCGGGCTGCAACCCGAGCGGTTGCTGTCGTGGGCGACCGACGTCAGATATCACGCGTTGTTCGCCGAAGCTGGTG
This region includes:
- a CDS encoding MCE family protein, with amino-acid sequence MSGHGRTVAKFAIFTVVMVVLTAGIFVTFSEQRISAVTTFSAVFTDASELAAGDSVRVAGIRVGTVRDVSLQSDKTVVVTFDVDRGVALTTATKVAVRYLNLVGDRFLALVDGPGSTRLLPAGSRIPSDLTTPALDLDLLLGGLKPVVQGLNPQDVNALTGSLLRILQGQEGTVESIFAHTSSFTNALADNGQVVEQLIVNLRSLLTVLTKEGDKFSATIARLDELVGELSAERDLIGSAIDSIADGTASLTDLLSDARTPLNGTVDQLARLAPLLDKDLPFLEAALKKAPGNYRKLVRIASYGSFIQFYMCGMTVRVSDLQGRTAVFPWFKQQTGRCAEE